In a single window of the Acetivibrio clariflavus DSM 19732 genome:
- a CDS encoding RDD family protein → MDLRNGSNTMEHDNINARPWVRYWARYIDMYYMAVLIIMLQKIFFPTRQLDLNIATVGMYIIWILLEAQLLATWGTTPGKWLLKTKVRDANNNKLSLKTALARSFLVWFMGLGMTVFYPITEILAYSELKNKGVTVWDKRLNCNVMHEDFGTERIPLIVGAIILPLLVIDYI, encoded by the coding sequence TTGGATTTAAGAAATGGCAGCAATACTATGGAACACGATAATATAAATGCCAGACCGTGGGTTAGATATTGGGCCAGATACATTGATATGTATTATATGGCAGTCCTGATTATTATGCTTCAAAAAATATTTTTTCCGACAAGGCAATTGGATTTAAATATAGCTACCGTAGGAATGTATATTATATGGATATTGCTTGAAGCACAGCTTTTGGCAACATGGGGAACAACACCGGGAAAGTGGCTGTTAAAAACTAAGGTAAGGGATGCAAACAATAACAAGCTTTCATTAAAAACTGCATTGGCCAGATCCTTTCTTGTTTGGTTTATGGGACTGGGAATGACTGTTTTTTATCCCATAACAGAGATTCTTGCCTATTCGGAACTGAAAAACAAGGGCGTTACTGTATGGGACAAGCGTTTGAACTGTAATGTTATGCATGAAGATTTCGGAACAGAAAGAATTCCTTTAATTGTTGGAGCGATTATTTTACCGTTATTGGTTATAGATTATATATGA
- a CDS encoding peptidylprolyl isomerase, producing MKKKIILAASLVLVVAIAVTAAVLSTKNSKNEKENDIFKNMTEIEKLGFEALKINGTYVSTDIFRDEYNKFYQKYKNNAEMLQKTDEERYDLLLNQIINNIVLEDYFENKANVTVSEEEVEAYVAKYVKPRYSTSEEQADYFQKMGFANEEDMKKNIRDYLIKQQVYFDAAKRYGITLTDEEREEAYQRHVSQNIKADIKSILIAINENRTKEQAEEIAKTVYSKLKAGESFEELVKQYSDDDGSKENGGLKKNVTAGYNEEQFDAAVFNAKEGQLLEPIELNKGYEIVYVEKIKDLTHPKDEYSEIVLVEKFLNSDEYNEWLDSIKKDYDIEITGPSFRAFKAFKDGNYNEAGMLYQQTYERTKNPGYIDRACEAYSLAENWPELIKVCQIGHKARPDNLIYYIHEAKGIYKNGNQKEGLKKLKKVQSKAKDNVFYLGVIQNIYEELGLKEEAEKVKLK from the coding sequence ATGAAGAAAAAGATTATATTGGCAGCATCACTTGTTTTAGTGGTTGCGATTGCAGTTACTGCAGCAGTGTTAAGCACAAAAAATTCAAAAAATGAAAAGGAAAATGACATTTTTAAGAATATGACAGAAATAGAGAAACTAGGATTTGAAGCTCTGAAAATTAATGGTACATATGTCAGTACCGACATATTCAGGGATGAATATAATAAATTTTACCAAAAATACAAAAACAACGCAGAAATGCTTCAAAAGACTGATGAAGAAAGATACGATCTTTTATTGAATCAAATAATCAATAATATTGTGCTTGAGGATTATTTTGAGAATAAGGCCAATGTTACCGTTAGTGAAGAAGAAGTTGAAGCTTATGTTGCAAAATATGTAAAACCCAGGTATTCAACCAGTGAAGAGCAGGCTGACTATTTTCAAAAAATGGGCTTTGCCAATGAAGAAGATATGAAAAAGAATATAAGGGACTATTTGATAAAACAGCAAGTTTATTTTGATGCTGCTAAAAGATATGGTATTACATTGACTGATGAGGAAAGGGAAGAAGCTTATCAAAGACATGTATCGCAAAATATAAAAGCAGATATAAAAAGTATTCTGATTGCAATTAACGAAAACCGAACAAAGGAACAGGCTGAGGAAATTGCCAAAACTGTGTATTCAAAGCTTAAAGCTGGAGAAAGCTTTGAAGAACTGGTAAAACAATATTCCGATGACGATGGAAGCAAGGAAAATGGCGGACTGAAAAAGAATGTTACAGCAGGGTACAATGAAGAGCAATTTGATGCTGCTGTATTTAATGCAAAGGAAGGACAGCTTTTAGAACCTATTGAATTAAATAAAGGTTATGAAATTGTTTATGTGGAAAAAATAAAGGATTTAACTCACCCCAAAGATGAGTATTCGGAAATTGTTTTGGTTGAGAAATTTTTAAATTCAGATGAATATAATGAATGGCTCGATAGTATAAAAAAAGACTATGATATTGAAATAACCGGCCCGAGTTTCAGAGCTTTCAAAGCGTTTAAAGACGGAAATTACAACGAAGCAGGAATGTTGTATCAGCAAACCTATGAACGAACGAAAAATCCCGGTTACATCGACAGAGCTTGCGAAGCCTATTCACTGGCTGAAAATTGGCCGGAACTGATAAAAGTATGTCAAATTGGCCATAAAGCCAGACCGGACAACCTCATATATTATATACATGAGGCAAAGGGAATTTATAAGAACGGAAATCAAAAGGAAGGATTAAAGAAATTGAAAAAAGTACAATCCAAAGCCAAGGATAACGTTTTTTATCTCGGAGTAATTCAAAATATTTATGAAGAGCTTGGATTAAAAGAAGAGGCTGAGAAAGTAAAATTGAAGTAA
- a CDS encoding carbohydrate kinase family protein encodes MYYVTALGELLIDFTSIENPEQGNTYFEQNPGGAPANLAACISKLGGKTAFIGKVGKDMFGSFLSEVLIKHGVDTAGLKFSEEHNTTLAFVKCDKRGERTFTFYRNPGADTCLTPAEIDFKLIDSSRIFHFGSLSMTDEPARSATLKALEYAKSKNLIISYDPNLRMALWKSSDQALREITSVLSMVDILKVSEEELEFITGMGDNEKGSNLLFDKYGISLILVTRGDKGCYYRFGDITGSKPAFRNIKVIDTTGAGDAFLGGFLYYIVSKGVLKMEDIDKELLENSIVFANAVAALCTTKRGGIPAMPNINEVKNLINGDI; translated from the coding sequence ATGTATTATGTTACAGCATTAGGAGAACTTCTAATTGATTTTACTTCTATTGAAAATCCCGAACAGGGAAACACGTATTTTGAGCAAAATCCGGGTGGTGCGCCGGCAAACCTGGCGGCATGTATTTCAAAGCTTGGCGGAAAAACTGCGTTTATTGGCAAAGTTGGAAAAGATATGTTTGGCAGTTTTCTCTCAGAGGTTTTAATCAAACATGGTGTTGATACAGCTGGGCTAAAATTTAGTGAAGAACATAATACAACACTGGCCTTTGTGAAATGTGACAAAAGGGGAGAACGTACATTCACTTTTTATAGGAATCCAGGTGCAGATACCTGTTTGACTCCTGCAGAAATTGACTTTAAACTTATTGACTCATCTAGAATATTCCATTTCGGATCTTTATCCATGACCGATGAACCGGCAAGAAGCGCAACTTTAAAAGCATTGGAATATGCAAAGAGTAAAAATCTTATTATTTCTTACGATCCAAACCTTCGCATGGCACTATGGAAAAGCAGTGACCAAGCTTTAAGGGAAATTACATCGGTTTTGTCCATGGTTGATATATTGAAAGTTTCAGAAGAAGAACTTGAATTTATCACAGGTATGGGGGATAATGAAAAGGGAAGCAATTTGTTGTTTGATAAATATGGGATTAGCCTGATACTTGTGACAAGAGGTGATAAAGGGTGTTATTATAGGTTTGGAGATATTACAGGATCAAAACCGGCATTTAGAAACATTAAGGTTATAGATACTACAGGAGCCGGCGATGCCTTTTTAGGGGGCTTTCTTTACTATATAGTTTCCAAAGGAGTTTTAAAGATGGAGGATATTGATAAAGAATTACTGGAAAACTCAATAGTCTTTGCAAATGCAGTAGCTGCATTATGTACCACCAAAAGAGGCGGTATACCGGCAATGCCTAATATAAATGAAGTAAAAAATCTTATAAATGGAGATATATAA
- a CDS encoding PilZ domain-containing protein — protein MNLKVGEIVTLKHYSGKQINKGVISYVHDNYYVIKPDKDFLIFNYFDNDPIVMGFEQDNIVNICESTISGIDYQQNTFSILVNNVITITDRRITQRFPVSLCAYILDKEEKNFAYIRNMSLDGLSLCSKIEYEEGHNIRINTTIEDKNLDFEATIVWKNKSNYGFEYGLEFSNMDKNIMKDLEHCIELLKLTHDFAVVMLKTQYESYRRIITNKLSKN, from the coding sequence ATGAATTTAAAAGTAGGAGAAATTGTAACCTTAAAGCACTATTCCGGCAAACAAATAAATAAGGGCGTTATTAGCTATGTTCACGATAATTACTATGTTATAAAGCCTGACAAAGATTTTCTCATATTCAACTACTTTGACAATGACCCAATAGTAATGGGCTTTGAACAGGATAATATTGTAAACATCTGTGAAAGCACAATTTCGGGTATCGATTATCAGCAAAACACCTTCAGTATACTTGTCAATAACGTGATTACCATTACAGACAGAAGAATTACTCAAAGATTCCCCGTATCCCTTTGCGCTTACATATTGGACAAAGAAGAAAAGAACTTTGCCTATATTCGCAATATGAGTCTCGATGGTTTATCCTTATGTTCGAAAATTGAATATGAAGAAGGTCATAATATTAGAATTAACACAACCATTGAAGACAAAAACCTTGATTTTGAAGCAACCATAGTTTGGAAGAACAAAAGCAATTACGGTTTTGAATATGGCCTTGAATTCAGCAATATGGATAAAAATATAATGAAAGATTTGGAGCATTGCATTGAACTTTTGAAACTAACCCACGATTTTGCCGTTGTAATGCTAAAAACCCAATATGAGTCATACCGGAGAATAATAACCAACAAACTGTCAAAGAACTAA
- the aroC gene encoding chorismate synthase — MVGNTFGRIFRITTCGESYAGAFRKHLDIPKELFGGLIAIVDGVPPGIKLTADFIQAEMDKRRPGQSEFDTPRQERDKVYIFSGVMEDDITTGAPVGLIISNDVIEDQHIQKHKSYREVVRPGQAGYTFFKKYGQFADNIGAGRASGRETAARVAGGAVAKAVLDTMGIDVIAFITEIHGIKAGKISYETAKANYRKNEINCPDLEKAKEMMEELRRIKEEGDSAGGVVEIIARGVPAGLGEPVFDKLQATLAHALMSIGAIKGLEFGDGFEHARMKGSESNDIPYFDESGRVRFKTNHAGGILGGISNGEDLRIRVAVKPTPTISIKQETVNMYKKENVEVEFNTRNDPCVCPRIYPVCEAMVRIAILDALYIAKGYRAVSQNIDPRWDFV, encoded by the coding sequence ATGGTAGGAAACACATTTGGAAGAATTTTTCGTATTACCACATGTGGTGAATCTTATGCGGGGGCCTTCAGAAAACATCTTGACATACCCAAGGAACTCTTTGGGGGACTTATAGCAATTGTTGATGGTGTGCCGCCAGGAATAAAACTTACAGCAGATTTTATTCAGGCAGAAATGGATAAGAGAAGACCGGGGCAATCCGAATTTGATACACCCAGACAGGAAAGGGATAAAGTATATATTTTTTCCGGAGTTATGGAAGATGATATAACTACAGGTGCACCGGTAGGTTTGATAATTTCCAATGATGTTATAGAGGACCAGCATATCCAAAAACATAAAAGTTATAGGGAAGTGGTTCGTCCGGGTCAGGCAGGCTATACATTTTTTAAGAAATACGGACAGTTTGCAGACAATATTGGTGCAGGGAGAGCTTCCGGAAGGGAAACTGCCGCCCGTGTTGCCGGTGGTGCAGTGGCAAAGGCTGTATTGGACACCATGGGAATTGATGTTATTGCATTTATCACCGAAATTCACGGAATTAAAGCAGGTAAAATCTCTTATGAAACGGCAAAGGCAAATTACCGAAAAAATGAAATAAATTGTCCCGATCTTGAAAAAGCAAAAGAAATGATGGAAGAATTGAGAAGGATTAAAGAAGAAGGCGATTCAGCCGGAGGTGTTGTTGAAATAATTGCAAGAGGAGTTCCGGCAGGATTGGGTGAACCGGTATTCGACAAGTTGCAGGCCACATTGGCTCATGCTCTGATGTCTATAGGTGCAATAAAGGGTTTAGAATTCGGAGACGGTTTTGAGCATGCCAGAATGAAAGGGTCAGAATCCAATGATATTCCGTATTTTGATGAATCGGGAAGAGTAAGATTCAAGACAAATCATGCCGGAGGTATTTTAGGAGGAATTTCCAACGGTGAAGATTTGAGAATAAGAGTTGCAGTTAAACCTACGCCTACTATTTCAATAAAGCAAGAAACGGTTAACATGTATAAAAAAGAGAATGTTGAGGTAGAATTCAACACAAGAAATGACCCCTGTGTGTGCCCTAGAATCTATCCGGTATGTGAAGCAATGGTAAGAATAGCAATTTTAGATGCTCTTTATATTGCCAAAGGTTACAGGGCTGTTTCACAGAACATAGATCCCAGATGGGACTTTGTATAA
- a CDS encoding shikimate kinase: protein MKFKNIVLIGMPSSGKSTIGKPLSKELNMQFIDTDSLIFEREKRALKDIVNEDGLERFLQIQENIILEIDAENHVISTGGSVVYNARAMEHLKKDGYVVFLDVKLDEINSRLKSGRRFARNPNQSFEDLYKERLPLYQKYANITIDCSNKSVELLVKEIKDRFLSAAKECSG from the coding sequence ATGAAATTTAAGAACATAGTTTTGATTGGTATGCCGAGCTCGGGAAAAAGCACTATTGGTAAACCTTTATCAAAAGAGCTGAATATGCAGTTTATCGATACCGATTCCCTTATTTTTGAGAGAGAAAAAAGAGCTCTGAAGGATATAGTAAATGAAGATGGGCTTGAACGCTTTCTTCAAATTCAGGAGAACATAATTTTAGAGATTGATGCTGAAAACCATGTAATATCCACCGGCGGAAGTGTAGTATACAATGCAAGGGCAATGGAACATCTTAAAAAAGACGGGTATGTTGTATTTCTTGATGTAAAACTTGATGAAATTAACAGCAGGTTGAAAAGCGGAAGAAGATTTGCGAGGAATCCAAATCAGAGCTTTGAAGATCTGTATAAAGAAAGGTTGCCTCTTTACCAAAAGTATGCAAATATTACAATAGATTGTTCAAATAAAAGTGTCGAACTTTTAGTTAAGGAAATAAAAGACCGATTTTTATCGGCTGCAAAGGAATGCAGCGGTTAA
- a CDS encoding LCP family protein — protein sequence MNMRKFFLIFCSVISSFMFILGVASLGYINLSEVSADEYTPNNSSIISDILDPYKTVAENVNVLVLGGDKVAKNTDTMMLVNFNPTTAKINILSIPRDTKVRIKNKTSKINAAYPLGGGEQAIESVSNLLGVDINYYVYIDTSTFRKIIDILDGVDYYVPEDMDYDDPLQNLHIHLKKGQQRLNGEKAEQFMRFRQNNRGKVTKNYDGSDLKRIEAQQNFIRELIRQKVNIVYITKMNNILNVVFNNIDTNITLDEVLKLSKNINKVNADEITMLKLPGESAYINNIWYYEMDREQASEIISQYFREN from the coding sequence ATGAATATGAGAAAATTTTTCCTTATATTTTGTTCGGTTATATCATCTTTTATGTTTATTTTGGGAGTTGCATCCCTTGGATATATAAATTTGTCAGAAGTTTCTGCTGATGAATATACTCCAAACAATAGCAGCATTATAAGCGATATATTGGATCCGTATAAGACTGTAGCAGAAAACGTCAATGTATTGGTTTTAGGCGGCGATAAAGTAGCTAAAAATACCGATACCATGATGCTTGTAAACTTTAATCCGACGACGGCTAAAATCAATATCCTTTCAATACCGAGGGATACAAAAGTTCGCATAAAAAATAAAACTTCAAAAATAAATGCAGCCTATCCTCTAGGAGGCGGAGAACAGGCAATTGAAAGCGTAAGTAATCTTCTCGGTGTTGATATCAATTATTATGTTTATATTGACACGTCAACTTTCAGAAAGATAATAGATATACTGGACGGAGTAGATTATTATGTGCCTGAGGATATGGATTATGATGATCCTCTCCAAAATCTCCATATCCATTTGAAAAAAGGCCAACAGCGTTTAAATGGAGAAAAGGCCGAGCAGTTTATGAGATTCAGACAAAATAACAGAGGTAAGGTTACGAAAAATTATGACGGCAGCGATTTGAAAAGGATAGAGGCTCAGCAAAACTTTATAAGAGAGCTTATTAGACAAAAAGTCAACATAGTTTATATAACCAAAATGAATAACATCTTAAACGTTGTTTTTAACAATATTGATACAAATATTACTTTAGATGAAGTATTAAAATTATCCAAAAATATAAATAAAGTTAACGCTGATGAAATTACAATGCTGAAACTTCCCGGCGAATCTGCTTATATTAACAATATATGGTACTATGAAATGGATCGCGAACAGGCAAGTGAAATTATATCCCAATATTTTAGAGAAAACTGA
- a CDS encoding aminopeptidase, which translates to MADNKTQGQILSEKLLIESKSAWEKISDEEFRLTFDLCERYKTFLNKAKTEREFVEETEKLAKSKGYIAIEELINSQKKLMPGMKVYSIGRNKTVVLAVIGEESLEKGVNIVGAHIDSPRIDLKPNPVYEANDMVFLKTHYYGGIKKYQWVTIPLAMHGVVVKRDGSKVNIKIGEDDNDTVFTITDLLPHLAADQMQKKMSEGITGEGLNILSGSIPYKDDKVKDKVKLNILNILNEKYGIVEEDLISAELEMVPKFNAVDVGFDKSMIGAYGQDDRVCAYTALEAILDTEKVKRTAVCILTDKEEIGSMGNTGAQSSFFVNFLADLCSLSVDNYNDIMLRRCLSNSKMLSADVNAAIDPTYENVYEKRNSSFLGRGIVLQKYTGARGKSGASDANAEFVGEIRKLFNDNNVVWQSAELGKVDQGGGGTIAQFIANLNVDVIDCGVAVLSMHSPFEVTSKVDVYMAYKAYKTFYINLVKEINFD; encoded by the coding sequence ATGGCTGATAATAAAACTCAGGGTCAAATATTATCGGAAAAATTACTTATTGAATCTAAAAGTGCCTGGGAAAAAATAAGTGATGAAGAATTCAGATTAACTTTTGATTTGTGTGAAAGATACAAAACCTTTTTAAATAAAGCCAAAACAGAGAGGGAATTTGTAGAAGAAACTGAAAAGCTAGCTAAAAGCAAAGGTTACATAGCTATAGAAGAATTGATAAATTCTCAAAAAAAATTGATGCCCGGTATGAAGGTATACAGCATTGGAAGAAATAAAACTGTTGTATTGGCGGTAATAGGTGAAGAGAGTCTTGAAAAAGGTGTAAACATAGTTGGTGCTCATATTGATTCTCCCAGGATTGATTTAAAACCTAATCCTGTGTATGAGGCAAATGATATGGTTTTTTTAAAAACCCATTATTATGGAGGAATAAAGAAGTATCAGTGGGTTACTATTCCTTTGGCAATGCATGGTGTGGTGGTAAAAAGAGACGGAAGTAAAGTCAATATTAAAATAGGCGAGGATGATAACGATACCGTATTTACTATAACAGACCTTCTTCCTCATCTTGCAGCGGATCAGATGCAAAAAAAGATGAGTGAAGGTATTACCGGAGAAGGTCTTAATATTTTATCGGGTTCCATACCTTATAAAGACGATAAGGTTAAAGACAAGGTAAAATTAAATATACTCAATATATTAAACGAGAAATACGGTATTGTGGAAGAGGATCTAATTTCAGCAGAGTTGGAAATGGTTCCGAAATTTAATGCTGTGGATGTAGGATTTGATAAAAGTATGATAGGGGCCTATGGGCAGGACGACAGGGTATGTGCCTATACAGCATTGGAAGCAATATTGGATACCGAAAAGGTCAAAAGAACAGCAGTTTGTATTTTAACCGATAAGGAAGAAATAGGCAGTATGGGTAATACCGGAGCTCAATCCAGTTTCTTTGTAAATTTTCTTGCGGATTTGTGCAGTCTAAGTGTTGATAATTATAATGATATAATGCTTAGAAGGTGCCTGTCCAATTCAAAAATGCTTTCAGCCGATGTAAATGCCGCAATTGATCCTACATATGAAAATGTATATGAAAAGAGAAATTCTTCATTTTTAGGCAGGGGAATTGTTCTTCAGAAGTATACCGGGGCAAGGGGAAAGTCCGGTGCAAGCGATGCTAATGCGGAATTTGTTGGTGAAATAAGAAAACTGTTCAATGACAACAATGTTGTTTGGCAAAGTGCCGAGTTAGGAAAAGTGGATCAAGGCGGAGGAGGCACAATAGCACAGTTTATTGCCAATTTAAATGTTGACGTAATAGACTGCGGTGTAGCCGTGCTGTCAATGCATTCACCCTTTGAAGTAACAAGTAAAGTGGATGTTTACATGGCCTATAAAGCTTATAAGACTTTTTATATTAACTTGGTTAAAGAAATTAATTTTGATTAA
- a CDS encoding HD domain-containing phosphohydrolase, giving the protein MRKKIAEVSTEYKILIVDDEEGIINSIKVMLTRSGYFSVGISDPIEAVKLLENEHFDMLILDYIMSPIYGDEVVAKIREFNKDIYILLLTGHKDLAPPLETIRALDIQGYCEKGDRFDQLLLLIESGIKSISQMRTIKQFKDGLNKILGTVPKIYQLQPIDAILEEILEGLMPLVNSKDAFILVDDCNSSHGEIIYKGIGEYKISVDSLIKMLSPNLMEKIGYARENKVKVQMDHGLILPIIGENGKSIGVMYVESNSFDEGIKLLEIYSVQAATSIVNAFLHSLINMKKEELDKTYMELRKRYIDTIEALRLTVDAKDYYTRGHSDRVSYYAVKLGEAFNLSPNELELLKVGGIFHDIGKIGTADDILFKVDKLNFYEYEEIKKHPIKGAYILSAISMFKDVVPLVKYHHERYDGKGYPEGLKGEEIPFLARILSVADAFDAMTSDRKYRSKLNLEEAINQFKMYSGTQFDPVVVDKLLVLLENYDFMQREIAATFSE; this is encoded by the coding sequence ATGAGAAAAAAGATAGCTGAAGTTTCAACGGAATATAAAATTCTTATTGTTGACGATGAGGAAGGTATTATTAATTCAATTAAAGTTATGCTCACCAGAAGTGGATATTTCAGTGTTGGTATTTCAGATCCTATAGAAGCTGTTAAACTTTTGGAAAATGAACATTTTGATATGCTTATTTTAGATTATATAATGTCACCTATTTATGGCGATGAAGTAGTGGCTAAAATAAGAGAGTTTAATAAAGATATATATATACTGTTATTAACAGGTCATAAAGATCTTGCACCACCTCTTGAAACAATTAGAGCCCTTGATATTCAAGGATATTGTGAAAAGGGCGATCGATTTGACCAGCTGTTGCTCTTAATAGAATCCGGGATAAAATCCATATCTCAAATGCGTACCATCAAACAGTTTAAAGACGGACTCAATAAAATACTCGGTACAGTACCTAAAATATACCAGTTGCAGCCCATTGACGCAATTTTAGAAGAGATTTTGGAAGGACTTATGCCGCTTGTTAACAGCAAGGACGCCTTTATACTTGTAGATGACTGTAACAGCAGTCATGGAGAAATTATTTACAAGGGTATTGGCGAATATAAGATTTCAGTGGATTCATTAATAAAAATGCTTAGTCCCAATTTAATGGAAAAGATCGGGTATGCAAGGGAAAATAAAGTAAAAGTACAAATGGACCACGGATTGATTTTACCTATTATAGGTGAAAACGGAAAATCCATAGGTGTTATGTATGTTGAAAGTAACAGTTTTGACGAAGGCATAAAACTGCTTGAAATATATTCAGTCCAAGCTGCTACATCTATAGTAAATGCCTTTTTGCACTCTTTGATAAATATGAAAAAAGAAGAACTTGACAAGACGTATATGGAATTGAGAAAAAGGTACATTGATACTATTGAAGCATTGAGACTTACAGTAGATGCTAAGGATTACTATACCAGAGGACACTCTGACAGGGTATCCTATTATGCGGTAAAATTGGGAGAAGCCTTTAATTTAAGCCCGAATGAACTGGAATTGCTGAAAGTCGGAGGTATATTCCATGATATCGGTAAAATAGGCACTGCAGATGATATATTGTTTAAAGTTGATAAATTAAACTTTTATGAATATGAAGAAATTAAAAAGCATCCGATAAAAGGCGCTTATATATTATCTGCAATTTCCATGTTTAAAGATGTTGTCCCCCTTGTTAAGTACCATCATGAGAGGTACGACGGAAAAGGATATCCTGAAGGCTTAAAAGGTGAAGAGATTCCTTTTCTCGCAAGAATTCTGTCAGTCGCGGATGCCTTTGATGCGATGACTTCTGACAGAAAATACAGATCAAAACTTAATCTTGAAGAAGCAATAAATCAGTTTAAAATGTATTCCGGAACACAGTTTGATCCCGTTGTGGTAGACAAGCTGCTTGTACTGCTTGAAAATTATGACTTTATGCAAAGGGAAATTGCAGCAACTTTTTCCGAATAA
- a CDS encoding histidinol-phosphatase HisJ family protein — MFDCHVHSSFSGDSDMSCEEAINTAINMGLKGISFTDHLDYDYPDYDDVFLIDFDKYSSAMDNLKSHYNSRIKVLKGIEVGIQPHVIDSTLDVINSYDFDLVIASVHVVDKLDLHNGDFCKSKTQREAYTRYLEEVLQTVNSFENFDVLGHLDLIRRYGCYDNKTLAYNDYSDLLDSILKQIIKMGKGIEVNTSGFRYNLGSPMPDFSIIKRYKELGGEIICTSSDAHKVEHIGYKFDYLKEMLEKSGFTYTAHFEQRKPVFTKLN; from the coding sequence ATGTTTGATTGTCATGTACACAGCAGTTTTTCCGGTGATAGCGATATGAGCTGCGAAGAAGCCATAAACACCGCCATTAATATGGGTTTAAAAGGTATCTCTTTTACCGATCATCTCGACTATGACTATCCGGATTATGACGATGTATTTTTGATTGATTTTGACAAGTATTCATCCGCCATGGACAATTTAAAGTCTCATTACAACAGTCGTATAAAGGTTCTAAAAGGTATTGAAGTGGGTATACAACCCCATGTTATAGACAGTACTTTAGATGTAATTAACTCTTATGATTTTGACTTGGTAATTGCCTCGGTTCATGTCGTTGACAAGCTGGATTTACATAATGGTGATTTTTGCAAATCCAAAACTCAAAGGGAAGCTTACACAAGATATCTTGAAGAAGTGCTTCAAACCGTGAACTCCTTTGAAAATTTCGATGTTTTAGGTCACCTTGATCTTATCAGGAGGTACGGTTGTTATGACAACAAGACATTAGCCTATAATGATTACAGTGACCTTTTGGATTCTATTCTGAAACAAATAATTAAAATGGGTAAAGGCATTGAAGTTAATACTTCTGGGTTCAGATATAATTTAGGCTCACCTATGCCGGATTTTAGCATAATCAAACGCTATAAAGAACTTGGCGGTGAGATAATATGTACAAGCTCTGATGCACATAAAGTTGAACATATCGGATATAAGTTCGACTACCTCAAAGAAATGTTAGAAAAATCAGGCTTTACCTATACTGCACACTTTGAGCAAAGAAAACCCGTATTCACAAAGCTGAACTAG